In one Candidatus Polarisedimenticolia bacterium genomic region, the following are encoded:
- a CDS encoding tetratricopeptide repeat protein gives MTPTDPLIPCPPRPNARPGRGPLGATCCALTLLVIACAGGEGTAPNAADASASPATEARASSRGEPEEIDAQALRGAKLYDEGQTAEAERVYKELLKQHPDHVGALVGLAQILIDRDDLDGAGAAIERALKANPQSVPALQQKIAVLLARDRAAEAVSLAETALRLDAKSPSLQAALGDAQRAFGDVPKAIAAYRKAVGLNPEWAPGWTRLGEALAENGDAAGAQAALKRALELNPKSYPAYRALARLHFDNGQPEQAVGDWERALRLQPDRGEAHEGLAEALLAARRPAEARRHAEEAQRRGRDVRALLQQIARAQAP, from the coding sequence ATGACGCCGACTGACCCGCTGATCCCGTGCCCGCCACGCCCGAACGCCCGCCCGGGGCGCGGCCCCCTGGGCGCGACCTGCTGCGCTCTCACGCTCCTGGTCATCGCCTGCGCTGGGGGCGAGGGGACGGCGCCGAACGCCGCCGATGCGAGCGCCTCGCCTGCAACGGAGGCTCGCGCTTCGAGCCGGGGCGAGCCGGAGGAGATCGACGCGCAGGCGCTGCGGGGCGCGAAGCTGTACGACGAGGGGCAGACCGCGGAGGCGGAGCGTGTCTACAAGGAGCTGCTGAAGCAGCATCCCGATCACGTGGGGGCCCTGGTCGGCCTGGCGCAGATCCTGATCGATCGGGATGACCTGGATGGCGCCGGCGCGGCGATCGAGCGCGCCCTCAAGGCGAACCCGCAATCGGTTCCGGCCCTGCAACAGAAGATCGCCGTGCTCCTGGCCCGCGACCGGGCGGCGGAGGCGGTGAGCCTGGCGGAGACGGCGCTGCGCCTGGACGCGAAATCCCCCTCGCTCCAGGCCGCGCTTGGAGACGCGCAGCGGGCCTTCGGCGATGTCCCCAAGGCGATCGCGGCCTACCGGAAGGCCGTCGGCCTGAATCCCGAATGGGCGCCGGGCTGGACGCGCCTGGGGGAGGCGCTGGCGGAGAACGGCGATGCCGCCGGGGCCCAGGCGGCGCTGAAGCGGGCGCTCGAGCTCAACCCGAAGTCCTATCCCGCCTACCGGGCGCTGGCCAGGCTGCACTTCGACAACGGCCAGCCGGAGCAGGCGGTGGGCGACTGGGAGCGGGCGCTGCGCCTGCAGCCGGATCGCGGCGAGGCGCACGAGGGGTTGGCGGAGGCGCTCCTGGCCGCCCGGCGTCCCGCCGAGGCCCGCCGCCACGCCGAAGAGGCGCAGCGGCGCGGACGGGACGTGCGCGCCCTCCTCCAGCAGATCGCCCGCGCCCAAGCCCCCTGA
- a CDS encoding CbiX/SirB N-terminal domain-containing protein, with translation MRRKASGRRAAPQHARRAARPRVRRAALLVIGHGSRVASANRLLRDLARGLRPLFPGRAVEIAYLEAATPDIRAGIDRCVARGATRILIVPYFLYLGGHVRRDLPKAAVAARRRHAGLEVRIAAHLGLDRRLLAIVADRSRRGLRACRWP, from the coding sequence ATGAGACGAAAGGCCAGTGGGCGGCGGGCGGCCCCGCAGCATGCGCGGCGTGCGGCCCGGCCGCGCGTCCGGCGTGCAGCGCTCCTCGTCATCGGACACGGCAGCCGGGTCGCCTCCGCCAATCGCCTGCTGCGTGACCTCGCCCGGGGGCTCCGCCCCCTGTTCCCCGGCCGCGCCGTCGAGATCGCGTACCTCGAGGCCGCGACGCCCGACATCAGGGCCGGCATCGACCGCTGCGTCGCCCGGGGGGCGACCCGCATCCTGATCGTCCCCTACTTTCTGTACCTCGGAGGGCACGTCCGCCGCGACCTGCCGAAAGCGGCGGTCGCGGCGCGGAGACGCCACGCCGGCCTCGAGGTGCGCATCGCGGCGCACCTCGGCCTCGACCGGCGCCTGCTGGCGATCGTGGCCGATCGCTCCCGCCGTGGGTTGCGCGCCTGCCGCTGGCCCTGA
- a CDS encoding GlsB/YeaQ/YmgE family stress response membrane protein yields the protein MHLIIALIVGGIVGWLASLFMKTNSQMGIIANVLVGIVGSSLGRWLASEIGLAAYGPIASLLVSVLGAMLLILILKGLHFLK from the coding sequence ATGCATCTGATCATCGCGCTGATCGTGGGTGGGATCGTGGGCTGGCTGGCGAGTCTCTTCATGAAGACCAACTCCCAGATGGGGATCATCGCCAACGTCCTGGTCGGCATCGTCGGCTCCTCGCTCGGGCGATGGCTGGCCTCGGAGATCGGGCTGGCTGCCTACGGTCCCATCGCCAGCCTCCTGGTCTCGGTCCTCGGCGCCATGCTGCTGATCCTCATCCTGAAGGGGCTCCACTTTCTGAAGTGA
- a CDS encoding radical SAM protein yields the protein MREVFELFLIKPSHYDDDGYLIQWARTYTPSNSLAALYSIARDCAGRRVLGPDVDIHITVMDEVVTRISTRRIARQIRRSGGRGLVALVGVQSNQFPRAVDIGRRARAAGLQVCIGGFHAAGSLAMLPEPQPEIREAWSLGISIFSGEADGRLEEVLRDTWQGRLKPLYDYRADLPDLEGVPAPFLPREAVRHVSGLSSFDAGRGCPFECSFCTIINVQGRKSRHRSADDVEKIIRANHAQGVWHFFITDDNFARNRNWEPILDRLIELRRQGIRMRLTIQVDTLCHRVPHFIEKAGRAGVDRVFIGLESIAPDNLAAAKKRQNLITEYRTMLQAWKSIGAVIMCGYILGFPHDTPERLKRDIEVIKRELPIDLLEFFILTPLPGSEDHQVLHRKGVAMDPDLNNYDTEHVTTHHPVMSDDDWRAIYRDAWLIYYEPRHIETLVRRAVACGIPAFKITGSVLRFYGSVTVEGVHPLQAGFLRRKYRRDRRPGLPLESPFVFYPRYAWEILSKQSRLFLLSRRYARMRKRIEADPASAAYTDLALTPVTSGEVEVLEIFSATESARQAVEKAKRKIAARSPGSALSSSSVTAT from the coding sequence ATGCGTGAAGTCTTCGAGCTCTTTCTGATCAAGCCGTCCCACTATGACGACGACGGGTACCTGATCCAGTGGGCCCGCACCTACACGCCGTCGAACTCCCTGGCTGCGCTGTACAGCATCGCCCGCGACTGCGCCGGGCGCCGCGTCCTCGGCCCCGATGTCGACATCCATATCACCGTGATGGACGAGGTCGTCACCCGGATCTCGACCCGAAGGATCGCCCGGCAGATCCGCAGGTCCGGCGGCCGGGGGCTGGTGGCCCTCGTCGGAGTCCAGTCGAATCAATTTCCGCGCGCGGTCGACATCGGACGCCGGGCCCGCGCGGCCGGCCTGCAGGTCTGCATCGGGGGATTTCACGCGGCCGGCAGCCTCGCGATGCTCCCCGAGCCGCAACCGGAGATCCGCGAGGCCTGGAGCCTCGGCATCTCGATCTTCTCCGGAGAGGCCGACGGACGCCTCGAAGAGGTGCTGCGGGACACCTGGCAGGGCCGGCTGAAGCCCCTCTATGACTACCGCGCCGACCTTCCGGACCTGGAAGGGGTCCCGGCGCCGTTCCTGCCGCGGGAGGCGGTCCGCCACGTCAGCGGGCTCAGCAGCTTCGATGCCGGGCGCGGCTGTCCGTTCGAGTGCAGCTTCTGCACCATCATCAACGTGCAGGGCCGGAAATCCCGCCATCGATCGGCCGACGATGTCGAGAAGATCATCCGGGCCAATCACGCCCAGGGCGTGTGGCATTTCTTCATCACCGACGACAATTTTGCCCGCAACCGCAACTGGGAGCCGATCCTGGATCGCCTGATCGAGCTGCGCCGGCAGGGGATCAGGATGCGGCTGACCATCCAGGTCGACACGTTGTGCCATCGCGTTCCGCACTTCATCGAAAAGGCCGGCCGCGCCGGCGTCGACCGCGTCTTCATCGGGCTCGAGAGCATCGCCCCGGACAACCTCGCGGCGGCCAAGAAGAGGCAGAACCTCATCACCGAGTATCGGACCATGCTGCAGGCCTGGAAGTCGATCGGCGCTGTCATCATGTGCGGCTACATCCTCGGCTTCCCGCACGACACCCCGGAGCGCCTGAAGCGCGACATCGAGGTCATCAAGCGGGAGCTGCCAATCGATCTGCTCGAATTCTTCATCCTCACGCCGCTGCCGGGATCGGAAGACCATCAGGTCCTGCATCGCAAGGGCGTCGCCATGGACCCCGATCTGAACAATTACGACACCGAGCACGTCACCACGCACCACCCGGTGATGTCGGACGATGACTGGCGTGCGATCTATCGTGACGCCTGGCTGATTTACTACGAGCCGCGTCATATCGAGACCCTGGTCCGGCGCGCCGTGGCCTGCGGGATTCCTGCCTTCAAGATCACGGGAAGCGTGCTGAGGTTCTACGGCAGCGTGACGGTGGAAGGGGTGCATCCGCTGCAGGCGGGTTTTCTGAGGCGCAAGTACCGCCGGGACCGGCGGCCGGGGCTGCCACTCGAGTCTCCGTTCGTGTTCTACCCCCGGTACGCCTGGGAGATCCTCTCGAAGCAGTCGCGCCTGTTCCTCCTGTCCCGCCGGTACGCACGCATGCGCAAGCGGATCGAGGCGGACCCGGCGTCGGCCGCCTACACGGACCTGGCGCTCACTCCCGTGACCTCGGGCGAGGTCGAGGTGCTCGAAATCTTCAGCGCCACCGAATCGGCCAGGCAGGCGGTCGAGAAGGCGAAACGGAAGATCGCCGCGCGCTCTCCCGGCTCCGCCTTGAGCTCTTCAAGCGTCACCGCAACCTGA
- the mtgA gene encoding monofunctional biosynthetic peptidoglycan transglycosylase — translation MSWARRIVLVVFVPLVALPVCLTLVYRFLPPPTTPLAVSTWWRKGTIYKVWTPLEGISPALVRATIGAEDDTFCTHHGFDWQAIGKAIRQNDRGRRVRGGSTISQQTAKNVFLTPHRNWLRKGLETYLTVMIEALWSKRRILEIYLNEVQFGPRVFGAEAAAEYYFHKPAARLDEAEAARLAAVLPDPEDWRVVDAGPYVESRTRALIDRITEVQRDGLDACIWK, via the coding sequence ATGTCGTGGGCGCGCCGTATCGTCCTCGTCGTGTTCGTGCCGCTCGTCGCGCTGCCGGTGTGCCTGACGCTCGTCTACCGCTTCCTGCCGCCGCCGACCACGCCGCTCGCCGTGTCCACGTGGTGGAGGAAGGGCACGATCTACAAAGTCTGGACGCCCCTCGAGGGCATATCCCCGGCGCTCGTCCGCGCCACCATCGGCGCCGAGGACGACACGTTCTGCACGCATCACGGGTTCGATTGGCAGGCCATCGGAAAAGCGATACGCCAGAACGACCGGGGGCGGCGCGTGCGCGGCGGCAGCACGATCAGCCAGCAGACGGCGAAGAACGTGTTCCTCACCCCCCATCGCAACTGGCTGCGCAAGGGGCTCGAGACCTATCTCACGGTGATGATCGAGGCGCTGTGGTCCAAGCGGCGGATTCTCGAGATCTATCTCAACGAGGTGCAGTTCGGGCCCAGGGTATTCGGCGCCGAAGCGGCCGCCGAATATTACTTCCACAAGCCGGCGGCCCGGCTGGATGAGGCCGAGGCCGCCCGGCTGGCCGCGGTGCTGCCCGATCCCGAGGACTGGCGCGTGGTGGACGCGGGACCCTATGTCGAGAGCCGCACGCGCGCTCTCATCGATCGCATCACGGAGGTCCAGCGTGACGGCCTGGATGCGTGCATCTGGAAGTGA
- a CDS encoding tyrosine-protein phosphatase: MLRRSLKRATSAAILVLLGAAAPAAQVDEPLYPDLPNFHKVDEHLLRGGQPGAGGVARLKALGVRTIVNLRHEPARVKAEMDEAAAAGLRYFSVPMYGLVRPTSEQVARVLGLIGDKDNWPVFIHCKAGADRTGVIVACYRVAQAGWTAEKAIREALDYGMMRIEFAKRSFVRDFYASLQSAGGRMAHDGLAHPVPAMPHAGPER, encoded by the coding sequence ATGCTGCGACGAAGCCTGAAACGGGCCACTTCGGCCGCGATCCTCGTTCTTCTGGGGGCGGCCGCACCGGCGGCTCAGGTTGACGAGCCGCTCTATCCGGATCTCCCGAACTTCCACAAGGTCGACGAGCATCTCCTTCGCGGCGGACAGCCGGGGGCCGGCGGTGTCGCCAGGCTCAAGGCCCTCGGAGTGCGCACCATCGTCAACCTGCGCCACGAGCCGGCGCGCGTGAAAGCCGAAATGGATGAAGCGGCGGCGGCCGGGCTCCGGTACTTCAGCGTTCCGATGTACGGTCTGGTCAGGCCGACCTCCGAACAGGTCGCCCGCGTCCTGGGCCTCATCGGCGACAAGGACAACTGGCCCGTCTTCATCCACTGCAAGGCGGGGGCGGACCGGACGGGGGTGATCGTCGCCTGCTATCGCGTCGCCCAAGCCGGATGGACGGCCGAGAAGGCGATCCGGGAGGCCCTCGACTACGGGATGATGAGGATCGAATTCGCGAAGCGATCGTTCGTCAGGGATTTCTACGCGAGCCTGCAGAGCGCCGGCGGGAGGATGGCGCATGACGGCTTGGCCCATCCCGTCCCAGCGATGCCCCATGCAGGTCCCGAGCGATGA
- a CDS encoding DUF2238 domain-containing protein codes for MRISHRRTMIILGVLFALVWAALSIRPLYRADWLLENVLVVPFVACLVLTSRSFPFSRLSYVLIFLFLCLHEVGAHYTYAEVPYDAWFQALTGRTFNSLLGWERNHFDRLAHFCFGLLLAYPVREIFVRVAEARGFWAYYLPLDVTLSCSALFELIEWGAAVAFGGDLGMAYLGTQGDPWDAHKDMALATLGAVLAMLATAAVHFHLQRDFAREWVESLRVKKKRPLGEDEMRRLAKQ; via the coding sequence ATGCGGATCTCGCACCGGCGCACCATGATCATCCTGGGGGTCCTGTTCGCCCTGGTGTGGGCGGCGCTCTCGATCCGCCCGCTGTACCGCGCGGACTGGCTGCTCGAGAACGTCCTGGTCGTGCCCTTCGTCGCGTGCCTGGTCCTGACCAGCCGGAGCTTCCCCTTCTCGCGCCTCTCCTACGTGCTGATCTTCCTCTTCCTCTGCCTCCACGAGGTCGGGGCGCATTACACCTACGCCGAGGTCCCGTACGATGCGTGGTTCCAGGCCCTCACGGGCCGCACGTTCAATTCCCTGCTGGGCTGGGAGAGAAACCATTTCGATCGGCTGGCCCACTTCTGCTTCGGCCTGCTCCTCGCCTACCCGGTCCGTGAGATCTTCGTGCGGGTGGCGGAGGCCAGGGGATTCTGGGCCTACTACCTGCCGCTCGACGTCACCCTGTCCTGCTCCGCTCTCTTCGAGCTGATCGAGTGGGGGGCGGCGGTGGCGTTCGGGGGCGACCTCGGCATGGCCTATCTCGGCACGCAGGGGGATCCCTGGGACGCCCACAAGGACATGGCGCTGGCGACGCTCGGCGCCGTCCTCGCCATGCTGGCGACCGCCGCCGTTCATTTCCACCTGCAGCGCGATTTCGCCCGCGAATGGGTCGAGAGCCTTCGCGTCAAGAAAAAGCGCCCGTTGGGAGAGGACGAGATGCGCCGCCTGGCCAAGCAGTGA
- a CDS encoding S8 family serine peptidase, translating to MTRPGEHRRTGKAMLLIPLAIGLCAVSWTVAAPPDTPRLTPPVVDARVPETKVTSEDEKDREKRASERPTEVRFRNGHVLGPPKGPGPADGQVFEGMHVLQFPGPVDRAARKVVEKLGVRVHDFVQGNALVVEVPPGASQGLLHLLRSGRLRRLERLPAEAKLARELATAGDTEQRVTVVFFRTPGDADLEALAGSMRIEQIDSGAVPSARGWLAAGRARAVADLDVVRWMEPYEPASLHNIEGTMSGGADAVAGIGAFTGAGVRVAIDDSGIARPGAASDCFIASFAYHPDLAGSRIADQWDFYHGDDNPCDDNGHGTHTAGTIGGDGSYKRDFTGVAPDATLLIYKDCCDSFNHGFGEFASLLARAAAHDAQVVANSWGGYNGVYMVDAYYADSAVRGTWNGSNGQPRRMVLTISSGNDNDLSASPGTGKNVITVGATKNGNWPADAFDCFKSPTCENGCDCDFGPLCGDNYQPESDRICFSNHGLIDTDGDGHTRIKPDLVAPGTNTMSAAPFYLLPGAPLYQLKSGTSMAQPVVAGTVALMLQAFPVLSQWPEALKAKLLATAVDLGDVTQYGHGMLDSFHAIYDADGLTTPLWVANATPGTGSELNYNFAVPAGFKEVRVDLTWSDPPSLSTEVVDDLDLRIYDGAGTLVGASVSFDDTVESVRLNGGTPGTWRASVRGYNVPDGSAQFGLAGVVVSQFPGVVTDAASVQACIRPGDPFVVSSTLSGSGAPGAAGEIILDLPDNSSQFSLEDATIQTNDPGRQHTYLASEMAHDAPSNRYSMTVGLVSPFVQRDVAWGLRAASGLLEGTYPLPMQGQAFGTFPYVTYPSVTVDTAPPGGVGALTSADHVEGFCSNDESVTMQWSPAGDGAGCGVTGYSVSWSAVAPATPDTTRDIGAVTDFTASLAQGASRYYFNIRAVDGIGNWSGTTQSWGPIKIDTTSPGYVTSLTSPTHPVNACTDQGSVQLQWAAAPDDNCGVAGYSISWSADVPEVPDTVRDIGAVQSVQTILMPSNARRYFNIRTVDNAGNWSVGSIPYGPLVVDTIPGAIANLMLAPAGGDLAFAWDARPDADFYRVYRDTNPAFLTATQIGRDLATNSLLQQDGLAGAEPIVYYRVLGTNVCGAPGP from the coding sequence ATGACACGACCGGGCGAACACCGCAGGACCGGCAAGGCGATGTTGTTGATTCCGCTCGCCATCGGCCTGTGCGCGGTCTCCTGGACAGTCGCCGCCCCCCCCGATACGCCCCGGCTGACCCCGCCGGTTGTCGATGCCCGGGTCCCCGAGACGAAGGTCACGTCGGAAGACGAGAAGGACCGCGAAAAGCGGGCCTCCGAGCGCCCCACGGAAGTGCGCTTCCGCAACGGTCACGTCCTGGGGCCTCCCAAAGGCCCCGGCCCGGCCGACGGTCAGGTCTTCGAGGGCATGCACGTCCTGCAGTTTCCGGGCCCCGTCGACCGGGCCGCACGGAAGGTCGTCGAGAAGCTGGGGGTGAGGGTGCACGACTTCGTGCAGGGAAACGCCCTGGTGGTCGAAGTGCCGCCTGGGGCTTCGCAGGGGCTCCTCCATCTCTTGAGGTCGGGGCGGCTCAGACGGCTCGAGCGCCTGCCGGCCGAGGCGAAGCTGGCCCGCGAGCTCGCGACCGCGGGGGACACAGAGCAGCGCGTGACCGTGGTCTTCTTCAGGACGCCGGGCGACGCGGATCTCGAGGCGCTCGCCGGGTCGATGCGAATCGAACAGATCGATTCGGGAGCGGTTCCGTCGGCGCGCGGGTGGCTCGCCGCGGGGCGGGCCCGGGCGGTCGCGGACCTCGACGTCGTGCGCTGGATGGAGCCGTACGAGCCGGCCAGCCTGCATAACATCGAGGGGACGATGTCCGGCGGCGCCGACGCGGTCGCGGGGATCGGCGCCTTCACGGGGGCGGGGGTGCGCGTGGCGATCGACGACTCCGGGATCGCCCGGCCGGGCGCGGCCTCCGACTGCTTCATAGCGTCCTTCGCCTACCACCCCGACCTGGCGGGCAGCCGCATCGCCGACCAGTGGGATTTCTATCATGGCGACGACAACCCGTGCGATGACAACGGCCACGGGACGCACACGGCCGGCACGATCGGCGGCGACGGCAGCTACAAGCGCGACTTCACGGGTGTGGCGCCCGACGCCACCCTTCTCATCTACAAGGACTGCTGCGACAGCTTCAACCACGGGTTCGGAGAATTCGCCAGCCTCCTGGCCCGGGCCGCGGCGCACGATGCCCAGGTGGTGGCCAACTCCTGGGGCGGCTACAACGGCGTGTACATGGTGGACGCCTACTACGCCGACAGCGCCGTGCGCGGAACCTGGAACGGCAGCAACGGCCAGCCCCGACGCATGGTGCTCACCATCTCGTCGGGAAACGACAACGACCTGAGCGCCTCTCCCGGCACCGGCAAGAACGTCATCACCGTCGGCGCCACGAAGAACGGCAACTGGCCGGCCGACGCCTTCGATTGCTTCAAGTCGCCGACCTGCGAGAACGGCTGCGATTGCGACTTCGGTCCCCTGTGCGGCGACAACTACCAGCCCGAGTCCGACCGCATCTGCTTCAGCAACCACGGGCTGATCGACACCGACGGGGACGGACACACGCGCATCAAGCCCGATCTCGTGGCGCCTGGCACCAACACCATGTCGGCGGCCCCTTTCTATCTGCTGCCCGGCGCCCCGCTGTACCAGCTGAAGTCGGGGACCAGCATGGCGCAGCCGGTGGTCGCGGGGACGGTGGCGCTCATGCTGCAGGCGTTTCCGGTGCTCTCCCAGTGGCCGGAGGCGCTCAAGGCGAAGCTGCTCGCGACCGCCGTCGATCTGGGGGACGTGACCCAGTACGGCCACGGCATGCTGGACTCGTTCCACGCCATCTACGATGCCGACGGGCTGACCACGCCCCTGTGGGTGGCGAACGCGACGCCGGGGACCGGCTCCGAGCTGAACTACAACTTCGCCGTGCCGGCGGGCTTCAAGGAAGTGCGCGTCGATCTCACCTGGAGCGACCCGCCGTCCCTCTCGACCGAGGTCGTGGACGACCTCGATTTGCGGATCTACGACGGCGCGGGCACCCTGGTCGGCGCCTCGGTGTCGTTCGACGACACGGTCGAATCGGTGCGGCTGAACGGGGGCACACCCGGGACCTGGCGGGCCAGCGTGCGGGGCTACAACGTCCCCGATGGAAGCGCCCAGTTCGGCCTGGCAGGGGTCGTCGTGTCGCAGTTTCCCGGTGTCGTCACCGACGCCGCCAGCGTCCAGGCCTGCATCCGCCCGGGGGACCCGTTCGTCGTGAGTTCGACCCTGTCGGGGAGCGGGGCGCCGGGCGCGGCGGGAGAGATCATCCTCGATTTGCCCGACAACTCTTCCCAGTTCTCCCTGGAAGATGCCACCATCCAGACCAACGACCCCGGCCGCCAGCACACGTACCTGGCGAGCGAGATGGCGCACGATGCGCCGTCGAACCGTTACTCCATGACCGTGGGGCTGGTGAGCCCCTTCGTGCAGCGCGACGTGGCGTGGGGGCTGCGCGCCGCGTCGGGCCTCCTCGAGGGGACGTACCCGCTCCCCATGCAGGGGCAGGCCTTCGGCACCTTCCCGTACGTGACGTATCCGAGCGTCACCGTCGACACGGCCCCGCCGGGGGGCGTCGGCGCCCTGACGAGCGCGGACCACGTCGAGGGGTTCTGCTCGAACGACGAGTCCGTGACGATGCAGTGGAGCCCGGCAGGCGACGGCGCCGGCTGCGGCGTCACCGGCTACAGCGTGAGCTGGAGCGCGGTCGCGCCGGCGACCCCCGACACGACCCGCGACATCGGAGCGGTCACGGATTTCACCGCCTCGCTTGCGCAGGGGGCGTCGCGATACTACTTCAACATCCGGGCCGTCGACGGCATCGGCAACTGGTCGGGCACGACGCAGTCGTGGGGGCCGATCAAGATCGACACGACCTCCCCCGGCTACGTGACGTCGCTCACGAGCCCGACCCATCCCGTGAACGCCTGCACCGATCAGGGGTCGGTCCAGCTCCAGTGGGCCGCGGCCCCCGACGACAATTGCGGCGTCGCGGGGTACAGCATCTCCTGGAGCGCCGACGTCCCGGAGGTCCCCGACACCGTGCGCGACATCGGGGCGGTGCAGAGCGTCCAGACCATCCTCATGCCTTCGAATGCCCGCCGCTACTTCAACATCAGGACCGTGGACAACGCCGGGAACTGGAGCGTGGGGTCGATTCCGTACGGCCCTCTCGTGGTCGATACGATTCCGGGCGCCATCGCGAACCTGATGCTCGCGCCGGCCGGGGGGGACCTGGCGTTCGCCTGGGACGCCCGGCCGGACGCCGATTTCTACCGCGTCTATCGCGACACCAACCCGGCCTTCCTGACGGCGACCCAGATCGGCCGCGACCTCGCGACCAACAGCCTGCTGCAGCAAGACGGCCTGGCCGGCGCCGAGCCGATCGTCTACTACCGCGTCCTCGGGACGAACGTCTGCGGAGCCCCCGGGCCCTAG
- a CDS encoding DUF4956 domain-containing protein — MRRLLSAARLHPLRVAIGIVGVFAVVAVTHVSRGQGSSPAEVHELRDLNVTAQDLLEELQAAAVRLPLAAALGTMLALRPRRRGTPIRDAAVVQTQIVLAAVGAVIMLIVGASLARAFAVVGVASLIRYRSKVNNPKDAVVMLSSLAVGLASGVGVIGLAVFSTLFLVAILWVIEGFEPRTRVFELSVKLGDRTAELRPRIEAVLRGFKAAYELRAVSAEEASYHVTAPHEMRTDRASQALTALVPDEQGAVVWNENPTTTQK, encoded by the coding sequence GTGAGGCGCCTTCTTTCGGCTGCGCGCCTCCATCCGCTCCGGGTCGCGATCGGGATCGTCGGCGTCTTCGCCGTGGTCGCCGTCACGCACGTGTCTCGGGGCCAGGGCTCCTCCCCGGCCGAGGTGCACGAGCTGCGCGACCTGAACGTCACGGCGCAGGATCTTCTCGAAGAGCTGCAGGCCGCCGCCGTGCGCCTGCCGCTGGCGGCCGCCCTGGGAACGATGCTCGCGCTGCGCCCGAGACGCCGCGGCACGCCCATCCGGGACGCGGCGGTCGTGCAGACCCAGATCGTCCTGGCCGCCGTCGGCGCCGTGATCATGCTGATCGTCGGAGCCAGCCTGGCGCGCGCCTTCGCCGTGGTGGGCGTGGCCAGCCTGATCCGCTACCGATCGAAGGTCAACAACCCCAAGGACGCCGTCGTGATGCTGTCGTCGCTTGCGGTGGGACTGGCGTCGGGCGTCGGTGTGATCGGACTGGCCGTCTTCTCGACCCTGTTCCTCGTCGCCATCTTGTGGGTGATCGAGGGCTTCGAGCCGCGGACGCGGGTCTTCGAGCTGTCGGTGAAGCTCGGGGACAGGACCGCGGAGCTGAGGCCGAGGATCGAGGCGGTGCTGCGCGGCTTCAAGGCCGCCTACGAGCTGCGCGCCGTATCGGCGGAGGAGGCGTCGTACCACGTGACCGCGCCGCACGAGATGCGCACCGATCGCGCCTCCCAGGCCTTGACGGCGCTGGTGCCGGACGAACAGGGCGCCGTCGTATGGAACGAGAACCCGACGACGACGCAGAAGTAG
- a CDS encoding glycine cleavage T C-terminal barrel domain-containing protein: MTMEGTPGDPAAEYRAARADAVLADRTDLGRLEITGKDAADLLHRLTTNDVRGLAPGQGTATAFVTNKGRLVDLVVLHHLDDRLLCLTGPGRSAVVVAYIDRYTFREDVKVRDLERSHGTLGLYGARASERAAALFGPEAAERPVHHATAVGFSGSTAILARTFPLGGGGFHLTAGADALPALRQGILDHSPGLLVAGPECIEALRIEAGLPLAGRELTEEYNPWEARLHDAISLNKGCYVGQEVIARLNTYKKVSRCLVRLEIRDGLPAPGSPIESGGETIGSLTSAAVVPGEDRVVALAYLRDEDAGREVVEVTDGGRRLRARVLGPAR; this comes from the coding sequence ATGACCATGGAGGGCACGCCCGGAGATCCCGCCGCCGAGTACCGCGCGGCGCGCGCGGATGCCGTCCTCGCCGATCGGACGGACCTGGGCCGCCTCGAAATTACCGGGAAGGACGCCGCCGATCTCCTGCACCGCCTCACCACCAACGACGTGCGCGGCCTCGCTCCGGGGCAGGGGACCGCGACCGCCTTCGTCACGAACAAGGGACGTCTCGTCGATCTGGTCGTCCTGCATCACCTCGACGATCGCCTTCTCTGCCTCACCGGTCCGGGTCGGAGCGCCGTCGTCGTCGCCTACATCGATCGCTACACGTTCCGCGAGGACGTGAAGGTCCGGGACCTGGAGCGCTCCCACGGCACCCTCGGGCTCTACGGAGCCCGCGCCTCGGAGCGGGCCGCGGCCCTGTTCGGGCCGGAGGCCGCGGAGCGGCCAGTGCACCATGCGACAGCCGTCGGGTTCTCGGGATCCACGGCGATCCTGGCGCGCACGTTCCCTCTTGGGGGTGGCGGGTTTCACTTGACCGCCGGGGCCGACGCGCTCCCCGCGCTGCGGCAGGGGATCCTGGACCATTCCCCCGGACTCCTCGTGGCGGGCCCCGAATGCATCGAGGCGCTCCGCATCGAAGCCGGCCTCCCCCTGGCCGGCCGCGAGCTGACCGAGGAATACAACCCCTGGGAGGCGCGGCTCCACGACGCCATCTCGCTGAACAAGGGGTGCTACGTCGGTCAGGAGGTGATCGCGCGCCTGAACACCTACAAGAAGGTCTCGCGTTGCCTGGTGCGACTGGAGATCCGGGACGGCCTGCCGGCGCCGGGATCGCCGATCGAGTCGGGGGGGGAGACGATCGGCTCCTTGACCAGCGCGGCCGTGGTCCCGGGAGAGGACCGCGTGGTGGCCCTTGCGTACCTGCGGGACGAGGATGCCGGCCGGGAGGTGGTCGAGGTGACCGACGGCGGCAGACGCCTGCGCGCGCGCGTCCTGGGTCCGGCGCGATGA